Within Candidatus Saccharibacteria bacterium, the genomic segment CCGAAACAAACTATTTGTACGCTACCTATCATGGTACGACGCACGATGTCGATCCTCTGAGCGAAAAGGTGGCAATTGTCATTGGTTCCGGCCCCTACGCCATTGGCTCTTCTGTTGAGTTTGACTGGTCGGCGGTGAACACGGCGAAAACACTTCAGAAAAATGGCTTCCAGACTATTATTGTTAACTCAAATCCTGAGACTGTATCGACTGATTTTGATCGATCGGACAGATTATATTTCGACGAACTAACACTGGAGCGTATTCAAGACATTGCTGATTTTGAGAACCCAAACGGCATTGTCGTATCTGTGGGTGGTCAAATAGCAAACAATCTAGCTTTGCCGCTCCACAAAGCCGGCTATCCTATACTGGGGACTTCACCACGTAAAATTGACATGGCAGAAGATCGGCAGAAGTTTTCTGCCATGCTGAACAAATTGGGTATAGACCAACCAGAATGGACAGAGGTGACTTCCCTGCCGGCGGCTAAGCAGTTTGCGGAAGTGGTCGGATATCCGGTGTTGATTCGCCCATCGTATGTGCTGTCTGGGGGCGCTATGAGTGTTGTGCGTTCAGAAAAGGAAATGGAGCGGTATCTTACGGCAGCTACAAAATTATCTCCAGACCATCCTACCGTTATCTCTCAGTTTGTACAAAATGCCAAAGAGCTCGAAATTGACGGAGTTGCCTTAGGCGGTCACCTTGTTATTTACGCTATATCCGAGCACATTGAAAATGCCGGTATTCACTCCGGTGACGCCACGGTCGTCTACCCTGCCCAGCGGCTCTACCTCGAGACGGTGCGGCGCGCCAAGCTCATTACAAAACAGGTAGTGAAAAATCTCGACATTACCGGGCCGTTTAACATTCAGTTCATTGCCAAGGATAACGACCTCAAGGTAATAGAGTGTAATGTTCGCGCTTCGCGTTCTTTCCCGTTTGTTTCAAAAGTATCGGGCTACAATTTTATTCAAATCGCCACTGAGGCGATGCTCGGTCAGGAGCATCCTGAGATATATTTGACGCTCAGTCTTGATCACGTGGGGGTGAAGACCCCGCAGTTTTCATATAACCGCATGAAGGGAGCTGACCCCGTTGCTGGCGTTGAGATGGCCTCTACCGGTGAGGTGGCGTGTTTTGGTTCAGAAATCGAGCCAGCCTTTTACCGCTCCTGGCTGGCGACCGAGCAGCGTATAGCTGGCAGACGTATGCTTATTAGTTTAGCGGACGAGCAAAAGCACAAATTTGTTGAGGAGGCCGCACAACTTGTTAAGGCTGGTTGGATAATTTTTACTACCCCTGGCACGCACAGTTTTTTGAAAGAACATGGTATTAAAACTAAACAGGTTCATAAAGTCCAAGGCCATCAAAAACCTAACTTGGCAGACTTAATTCAAAATCACAAGCTAGATGTCATGGTTAGCGTACCTTCGAGAGAGGAAACAAGCGACGAAGCATACCTCATGCGCCGCCTGGCAATCGATAATCACATCCCGCTATTTACCAATCCCGAAACCGGTCGCTTACTTCTTCGTTGCCTCGCCGACCCCGCCCTAGCAAATCTTGAGCCAAAGCATTGGCGTGAGTACGTGCGCCCGGTACACTAGCGTGCACTTTACCTGGGATGCTCGGGTATGAGATAGGTGTTTTACTTCGTCTAACCTCAGTGTGGTGCGTGCACCACTGTCAGCGGCTCCAGACGTCAGGTGAGCGAAGCCTTCAGGAAACGGTTCGGTTACTGACCCTGCTTGAAGTAGGTGATTTCAAAGAAGTCTATGCCCAGTGACTGTGCGGCGCCCGCGTCATTACTGCTATCGCCTACGAAGAGGAATTGTTCCCTCGGTGTGCTATCATCTAGCAGCATCCAGCCCTCCGGGTGCGGTTTGGCCAGCCGCACATCCTCGCGCGTCACTAATTTGTTGAAATGGTGGCGAATGCCGAGTTCCAATAGAGCTCGCTCGATAGTAGAACGCATATTTGCCGACCATGCGTACATGACTTTTCCCTGCTCTGCTAGTTCGTGCACCGCACGGACTAGTTCATCGTACGGCGTATGAGCAAAATACATACTTTCAAACTCCTCACTCGCCTCTATAAGCGCTGGGAGAAAGGTTTCGTAGCGCTCAACATGTTCATTGGCGATTTGCTGCCAGCTGCTGCCGTCATCTTCGGTAATGCGTCGAAAAGAATCGGCTTGGTCTGGAGGTAGCCGCTGGGCTATCAAGTCAACCCACTCGCGCCACGGAAGATTCAAGAGTGTTAGTGTTGCGTCGAGGTCGAAAATGATGTGCGTATAGCCACGCTCGTCAATCGTTTTCAGCAACTTTTCTACCTCTGTCATGGCACTATTGTAACAGCTAACGTATACTGTGGGAGTATGAAAGACTCGATTTTCACAAAGATTATTAAGGGAGAAATTCCCTGCCATAAGATCTATGAGGACGCGCAAACGCTTGTGTTTCTCGACATTTCCCCTGCCCAGCCAGGGCATGTTTTGGTTGTACCCAAAAAACAGGTCGAGTATGTCTGGGATCTTGAGGAGCAAGAT encodes:
- the carB gene encoding carbamoyl-phosphate synthase (glutamine-hydrolyzing) large subunit, giving the protein MKSIKKVVVLGSGGLRIGQAGEFDYSGSQAIKSFKEEDIETVLINPNIATVQTDDDMADKVYFQPLNVETVQKILQREKPDAIALSFGGQTALNLGLELERRGILKQLGIRVLGTPVKVIETTEDRELFKRALAEIGTKTARSVTAKTVVAALAAAKKLGYPVMMRSGYSLGGLGSGRIDTPAQLKTRVKEVLAAVPQVLIEEYLVGWKEVEYEVVRDCDGNTITVCNMENFDPMGVHTGESIVVAPSQTLTNYEYHMLREVAIRTINHLGIIGECNIQYALHPSSGEYRVIEVNARLSRSSALASKATGYPLAFVASKLMLGKRLYEIKNSVTGKTSAFYEPALDYLAVKMPRWDLQKLKSSDHHIGSEMKSVGEVMALGRSFPEAIQKAVRMLNIGAQGLSVHPHDIADPMDEITHPTDRRLFAIYEAMIQGVTIEEIQAASHIDPWFLGHLAEIVQTEEGIRKSKLDKTLLKRAKCMGFSDQVIAGLQGKTESEIRKLRLKHGVTPAIKQIDTLAGEFDAETNYLYATYHGTTHDVDPLSEKVAIVIGSGPYAIGSSVEFDWSAVNTAKTLQKNGFQTIIVNSNPETVSTDFDRSDRLYFDELTLERIQDIADFENPNGIVVSVGGQIANNLALPLHKAGYPILGTSPRKIDMAEDRQKFSAMLNKLGIDQPEWTEVTSLPAAKQFAEVVGYPVLIRPSYVLSGGAMSVVRSEKEMERYLTAATKLSPDHPTVISQFVQNAKELEIDGVALGGHLVIYAISEHIENAGIHSGDATVVYPAQRLYLETVRRAKLITKQVVKNLDITGPFNIQFIAKDNDLKVIECNVRASRSFPFVSKVSGYNFIQIATEAMLGQEHPEIYLTLSLDHVGVKTPQFSYNRMKGADPVAGVEMASTGEVACFGSEIEPAFYRSWLATEQRIAGRRMLISLADEQKHKFVEEAAQLVKAGWIIFTTPGTHSFLKEHGIKTKQVHKVQGHQKPNLADLIQNHKLDVMVSVPSREETSDEAYLMRRLAIDNHIPLFTNPETGRLLLRCLADPALANLEPKHWREYVRPVH
- a CDS encoding HAD family hydrolase, whose translation is MTEVEKLLKTIDERGYTHIIFDLDATLTLLNLPWREWVDLIAQRLPPDQADSFRRITEDDGSSWQQIANEHVERYETFLPALIEASEEFESMYFAHTPYDELVRAVHELAEQGKVMYAWSANMRSTIERALLELGIRHHFNKLVTREDVRLAKPHPEGWMLLDDSTPREQFLFVGDSSNDAGAAQSLGIDFFEITYFKQGQ